One Nicotiana sylvestris chromosome 12, ASM39365v2, whole genome shotgun sequence genomic window carries:
- the LOC104222551 gene encoding protein PIN-LIKES 6-like, with protein sequence MMDRVPRLLMEVLTEPQRGGESLLGSIKIAVLPIAKVFTMCFLGFLMASKYVNILPANGRKLLNGLVFSLLLPCLIFSQLGQAITYEKLLQWWFIPVNIVIATISGSIIGCIVASIVRPPYPYFKFTVVQIGIGNIGNVPLVLIAALCRDKSNPFGDYEICSRDGNAYISFGQWVGAIVLYTYVFNMLKPPREGTFDVQDANLPIKNPNRDGSQSHLTASSPEQVPLLTTDVAPADSSGSKKEKVKEFFNFLYEKLKLKQIIQPPIIASVLAIIIGCVPILRRQVFTSDAPLYFFTDSCLILGDAMIPCILLALGGNLVDGPGPGSSKLGLRTTAAIVFGRLVLVPPTGLGIVMLADKLGFLPAGDKMFRFVLLLQHTMPTSVLSGAVANLRGCGKEAAAVLFWVHIFAIFSMAGWIILYLNILF encoded by the exons ATGATGGATAGAGTGCCAAGATTGCTTATGGAGGTTCTAACAGAACCACAACGAGGAGGAGAGTCTTTACTCGGGTCGATTAAGATTGCTGTTTTACCGATTGCAAAAGTTTTTACCATGTGCTTCTTGGGATTTCTTATGGCCTCCAAGTATGTTAATATTCTTCCGGCTAATGGACGGAAGCTCTTAAACGGG TTGGTGTTTTCACTTTTACTGCCCTGCTTGATATTCTCTCAACTTGGACAAGCCATCACATATGAGAAACTGCTTCAATG GTGGTTCATCCCTGTTAATATTGTTATCGCCACCATATCTGGTTCTATTATAGGTTGCATCGTTGCTTCAATCGTCCGTCCACCATACCCTTATTTCAAGTTTACTGTTGTACAAATAGGCATTG GGAATATTGGAAATGTTCCACTTGTTCTGATAGCTGCACTATGTCGGGATAAATCAAATCCTTTTGGTGACTATGAGATATGTTCGCGAGATGGAAATGCATACATCTCATTTGGCCAGTGG GTTGGTGCAATTGTTCTCTACACCTATGTGTTCAATATGCTCAAACCTCCTCGTGAAGGCACTTTCGACGTTCAAGATGCAAATCTTCCTATCAAAAATCCTAACAGAGATGGCTCGCAGAGCCATCTGACAGCTAGTTCACCAGAGCAAGTTCCATTACTTACAACAGATGTAGCACCGGCTGACTCAAGTGGTTCAAAGAAAGAAAAG GTTAAAGAGTTCTTTAATTTTCTATATGAGAAACTGAAGCTCAAGCAAATAATTCAACCTCCTATTATAGCTTCT GTCCTAGCCATTATCATAGGATGCGTGCCAATCCTGAGGCGACAGGTCTTTACTTCTGATGCTCCACTGTACTTCTTCACTGACAGCTGTTTGATTCTTGG GGATGCCATGATTCCCTGCATATTGTTGGCTTTAGGAGGCAATCTTGTTGATG GACCAGGACCCGGTAGTTCAAAACTTGGTCTAAGGACAACCGCTGCAATTGTCTTTGGACGGCTGGTTTTGGTTCCTCCAACTGGACTTGGCATTGTCATGTTAGCTGATAAGCTTGGATTCCTTCCCGCTGGTGACAAAATGTTCAGATTCGTACTCCTCCTTCAGCATACGATGCCTACATCCGTACTTTCTG GTGCTGTTGCCAACTTGAGAGGATGTGGGAAGGAGGCAGCGGCGGTATTATTTTGGGTTCATATTTTTGCTATTTTCTCTATGGCTGGATGGATCATCCTCTACCTCAACATACTGTTTTAA
- the LOC104222553 gene encoding uncharacterized protein isoform X1 produces the protein MRMEASGTNSDAHRGISSSTSSNIGINSRRHGGGVQLSASNLFRAPLSTLLEYSGILRTRSNHSESDSLINSGVRDHFQSRVDDDNAGASSPASAAGGSGEVSIRIIGAGEQDHDRVGTVGVGPVREVDGQNEGFGRPISRSGSAASVGALESQPGDRGAGDGVNGSADTGAADGAGVNNRESSYQRYDIQQAARWIEQIIPFSLLLLIVFIRQHLQGFFVTILIAAVMFKSNDIVKKQTALKGERKISVLIGVCLLFSGYVVGFYWWYRNDDLLYPLLMLPPKAIPPFWHAIFIIMVNDTLVRQAAMVFKCFLLMYYKNSRGRNYRKQGQLLTLVEYLVLLYRALLPAPVWYRFFLNKEYGSLFSSLMTGLYLTFKLTSVVEKVQSFFTALKALSRKEIHYGVYATPEQVNAAGDLCAICQEKMHTPILLRCKHLFCEDCVSEWFERERTCPLCRALVKPADLKSFGDGSTSLFFQLF, from the exons ATGCGGATGGAAGCGTCCGGTACAAATTCGGACGCACACAGAGGTATTTCTTCATCGACTAGTAGCAATATTGGTATTAATTCTAGAAGACATGGAGGAGGAGTGCAATTATCTGCTTCGAATTTATTTCGTGCGCCATTATCAACATTATTGGAATATTCTGGAATTTTAAGGACAAGGTCAAATCATTCAGAATCCGATAGTTTGATAAACAGTGGGGTCCGCGATCATTTTCAGTCCCGTGTGGATGATGATAACGCTGGGGCATCATCACCAGCTTCTGCTGCTGGTGGTTCTGGTGAAGTTTCAATTAGGATTATTGGTGCGGGCGAGCAAGATCATGATAGAGTTGGGACTGTTGGTGTTGGACCAGTGAGGGAAGTGGATGGGCAAAATGAAGGTTTCGGGAGGCCAATTTCAAGGTCGGGGTCTGCAGCTTCAGTCGGAGCATTGGAGAGTCAACCGGGTGATAGAGGGGCGGGAGATGGTGTCAATGGAAGCGCAGATACGGGGGCTGCTGACGGTGCTGGTGTTAATAATAGGGAGTCTTCTTACCAAAGATATGATATACAGCAGGCTGCTAGGTGGATTGAGCAAATTATTCCGTTCTCTTtgcttttgttgattgttttcatCCGGCAGCATTTGCAAG GTTTCTTTGTTACAATTTTGATCGCTGCCGTCATGTTCAAGTCAAATGATATTGTAAAGAAGCAGACTGCACTTAAG GGCGAGAGGAAAATCTCTGTTTTGATCGGTGTATGTCTTCTGTTCAGCGGTTATGTAGTTGGGTTTTATTGGTGGTACCGAAATGATGATCTTTTGTATCCATTGTTGATGCTACCACCAAAGGCCATACCTCCTTTTTGGCATGCGATCTTCATAATCATGGTGAATG ATACTTTGGTTCGCCAGGCAGCAATGGTCTTCAAATGTTTTCTGCTGATGTATTACAAGAATAGCAGGGGCCGGAACTACCGCAAGCAG GGTCAATTGCTAACTTTGGTTGAGTATCTTGTACTGCTATATCGTGCTCTGCTTCCAGCGCCAGTTTGGTATCGTTTCTTTTTGAACAAGGAATACGGAAGCCTCTTTTCATCATTAATGACCGGGCTGTATCTAACTTTTAAGCTGACTTCTGTTGTCGAGAAG GTCCAATCTTTCTTCACAGCTCTGAAGGCGCTGTCACGTAAGGAGATTCACTATGGAGTATATGCGACCCCTGAACAG GTCAATGCAGCGGGGGATCTCTGCGCTATTTGCCAGGAGAAAATGCATACACCAATCTTACTACGTTGTAAACACTTATTTTGCGAAGACTGTGTTTCTGAATG GTTTGAGAGGGAGAGGACGTGCCCTCTGTGCAGGGCTTTAGTTAAACCTGCCGATCTAAAATCATTTGGTGATGGTTCAACTAGTCTCTTTTTCCAGTTATTCTGA
- the LOC104222552 gene encoding uncharacterized protein: MAYRRKQGMSRSSTFQEETIFRSPADPKPQGISRSSTFQEDSIFRASSGDPFSSSSLAAQAIRASAAYRDQSQAAAALSNGYTSFTPSANEGGGLWGVVARKGKEILEDGNHISHLQYEAPNSSIRKESQGGSTIAETSQDHVSSVRSPWQMQTTRPQTQTTSHEDQLKDSRDVAMATAAKAKLLLRELKTVKADLAFAKQRCSQLEEENKILREAREKGDNPADDDMIRLQLETLLAEKARLAHENSVYARENLILREIVEYHQLTMQDVVYLDEGFEEVTEVSQIPAVSRMLSASPPLSPKSMHSPSRSSSLTKETALGSQVKPNHQNNENSSSSNISTSTSKGKDLSRK, translated from the exons ATGGCATACAGAAGGAAGCAGGGGATGAGCAGATCATCCACTTTCCAGGAAGAGACCATTTTCCGATCCCCTGCGGACCCGAAGCCGCAGGGGATCAGCAGATCATCCACATTTCAGGAAGATAGCATTTTTCGTGCTTCCTCTGGAGATCCTTTTTCTTCTTCGTCTCTCGCGGCTCAGGCCATCAGAGCCTCAGCCGCTTATCGCGATCAATCTCAG GCAGCTGCAGCTCTTTCCAATGGTTATACATCATTTACGCCGAGTGCAAATGAGGGAGGTGGTTTATGGGGAGTTGTAGCTAGGAAAGGCAaagaaattcttgaagatggTAATCATATCTCCCACCTGCAATATGAAGCTCCCAACAGCAGCATCCGAAAAGAAAGCCAG GGAGGAAGTACAATTGCTGAGACATCGCAAGATCATGTGTCGAGTGTACGAAGCCCATGGCAGATGCAAACGACTCGGCCACAAACACAAACAACGAGTCATGAAGATCAACTAAAGGATTCTCGCGAC GTGGCAATGGCAACTGCAGCAAAAGCCAAACTACTACTACGAGAGTTAAAGACTGTTAAAGCAGATCTTGCGTTTGCGAAGCAACGTTGCTCTCAgctagaagaagaaaataaaatacttcGCGAGGCTCGGGAGAAGGGAGACAATCCTGCAGATGATGACATG ATACGGCTTCAACTAGAGACGCTATTAGCAGAGAAGGCTCGACTAGCACACGAGAATTCAGTGTATGCGCGTGAGAATCTCATATTAAGAGAGATTGTAGAGTACCATCAACTGACAATGCAGGATGTTGTGTATTTGGATGAAGGCTTTGAAGAAGTTACTGAAGTTTCTCAAATACCTGCAGTTTCAAGAATGCTTTCTGCTTCCCCTCCTTTATCCCCTAAATCCATGCATTCACCATCTAGATCCTCCTCTCTCACAAAGGAAACTGCTCTTGGTTCACAAGTAAAACCAAATCATCAAAACAATGAAAATTCATCAAGTTCCAACATTTCAACTTCAACTTCCAAGGGGAAAGATTTATCAAGAAAATGA
- the LOC104222553 gene encoding uncharacterized protein isoform X2, which produces MRMEASGTNSDAHRGISSSTSSNIGINSRRHGGGVQLSASNLFRAPLSTLLEYSGILRTRSNHSESDSLINSGVRDHFQSRVDDDNAGASSPASAAGGSGEVSIRIIGAGEQDHDRVGTVGVGPVREVDGQNEGFGRPISRSGSAASVGALESQPGDRGAGDGVNGSADTGAADGAGVNNRESSYQRYDIQQAARWIEQIIPFSLLLLIVFIRQHLQGFFVTILIAAVMFKSNDIVKKQTALKGERKISVLIGVCLLFSGYVVGFYWWYRNDDLLYPLLMLPPKAIPPFWHAIFIIMVNDTLVRQAAMVFKCFLLMYYKNSRGRNYRKQGQLLTLVEYLVLLYRALLPAPVWYRFFLNKEYGSLFSSLMTGLYLTFKLTSVVEKVQSFFTALKALSRKEIHYGVYATPEQVNAAGDLCAICQEKMHTPILLRCKHLFCEDCVSEWSPVKAANFTTRSYSGSAIHGKRY; this is translated from the exons ATGCGGATGGAAGCGTCCGGTACAAATTCGGACGCACACAGAGGTATTTCTTCATCGACTAGTAGCAATATTGGTATTAATTCTAGAAGACATGGAGGAGGAGTGCAATTATCTGCTTCGAATTTATTTCGTGCGCCATTATCAACATTATTGGAATATTCTGGAATTTTAAGGACAAGGTCAAATCATTCAGAATCCGATAGTTTGATAAACAGTGGGGTCCGCGATCATTTTCAGTCCCGTGTGGATGATGATAACGCTGGGGCATCATCACCAGCTTCTGCTGCTGGTGGTTCTGGTGAAGTTTCAATTAGGATTATTGGTGCGGGCGAGCAAGATCATGATAGAGTTGGGACTGTTGGTGTTGGACCAGTGAGGGAAGTGGATGGGCAAAATGAAGGTTTCGGGAGGCCAATTTCAAGGTCGGGGTCTGCAGCTTCAGTCGGAGCATTGGAGAGTCAACCGGGTGATAGAGGGGCGGGAGATGGTGTCAATGGAAGCGCAGATACGGGGGCTGCTGACGGTGCTGGTGTTAATAATAGGGAGTCTTCTTACCAAAGATATGATATACAGCAGGCTGCTAGGTGGATTGAGCAAATTATTCCGTTCTCTTtgcttttgttgattgttttcatCCGGCAGCATTTGCAAG GTTTCTTTGTTACAATTTTGATCGCTGCCGTCATGTTCAAGTCAAATGATATTGTAAAGAAGCAGACTGCACTTAAG GGCGAGAGGAAAATCTCTGTTTTGATCGGTGTATGTCTTCTGTTCAGCGGTTATGTAGTTGGGTTTTATTGGTGGTACCGAAATGATGATCTTTTGTATCCATTGTTGATGCTACCACCAAAGGCCATACCTCCTTTTTGGCATGCGATCTTCATAATCATGGTGAATG ATACTTTGGTTCGCCAGGCAGCAATGGTCTTCAAATGTTTTCTGCTGATGTATTACAAGAATAGCAGGGGCCGGAACTACCGCAAGCAG GGTCAATTGCTAACTTTGGTTGAGTATCTTGTACTGCTATATCGTGCTCTGCTTCCAGCGCCAGTTTGGTATCGTTTCTTTTTGAACAAGGAATACGGAAGCCTCTTTTCATCATTAATGACCGGGCTGTATCTAACTTTTAAGCTGACTTCTGTTGTCGAGAAG GTCCAATCTTTCTTCACAGCTCTGAAGGCGCTGTCACGTAAGGAGATTCACTATGGAGTATATGCGACCCCTGAACAG GTCAATGCAGCGGGGGATCTCTGCGCTATTTGCCAGGAGAAAATGCATACACCAATCTTACTACGTTGTAAACACTTATTTTGCGAAGACTGTGTTTCTGAATG GAGTCCCGTTAAAGCTGCCAACTTCACTACGAGGAGCTATAGCGGATCAGCCATCCACGGAAAGCGATATTAA